In Neofelis nebulosa isolate mNeoNeb1 chromosome 10, mNeoNeb1.pri, whole genome shotgun sequence, one DNA window encodes the following:
- the LOC131488817 gene encoding olfactory receptor 5W2-like gives MDGGNCSSLSDFIFLGITNNPGMKATLFTMFLVIYLINLFANLGMIILIRMNSQLNTPMYFFLSHLSFCDLCYSTAVGPKMLVDLLAKNPSIPFVGCALQFLVFCTFADSECLLLAVMAFDRYKAVSNPLLYTVNMSSRVCFLLMAGVYVLATADALIHTTLTFRLCFCGSKEIDHFFCDVPPLLLLSCTDTQLNELAIFTIFGFIELSTISVVLVSYCYIILSILKIHSVEGRFKAFSTCTSHLTAIAIFQGTILFMYFRPSSSYSLDQDKMTSLFYTLVIPMLNPLIYSLRNKDVKETLKKIKIKRWF, from the coding sequence ATGGATGGAGGAAATTGTTCATCCTtgagtgatttcattttcttgggaaTTACCAATAACCCTGGGATGAAAGCAACCCTATTTACAATGTTTCTTGTTATTTATCTCATTAATCTTTTTGCAAACCTCGGAATGATTATTCTAATTAGAATGAATTCTCAGCTGAACACACCAATGTACTTTTTCCTTAGCCACCTCTCTTTCTGTGACCTCTGTTATTCCACAGCAGTTGGGCCCAAAATGTTGGTAGACCTTCTAGCCAAAAACCCATCAATCCCTTTCGTTGGCTGTGCTCTGCAATTCTTGGTCTTCTGTACGTTTGCTGATTCCGAGTGCCTACTGCTGGCGGTGATGGCCTTTGATCGGTACAAAGCCGTTAGCAACCCCTTGCTCTACACGGTCAACATGTCCAGCAGAGTGTGCTTCCTGCTCATGGCCGGGGTTTACGTGCTGGCAACGGCAGATGCTTTGATACACACGACACTAACATTTCGGTTATGTTTCTGTGGATCAAAGGAGATTGATCATTTCTTCTGTGATGTACCTCCTCTCCTATTGCTTTCGTGCACAGATACACAACTCAATGAATTAGCAATATTCACCATTTTTGGCTTCATTGAACTGAGCACCATTTCAGTAGTCCTTGTCTCTTATTGTTATATAATCCTATCCATCCTGAAGATCCACTCTGTTGAGGGGAGGTTCAAAGCTTTCTCCACCTGCACCTCCCACTTAACTGCTATTGCAATTTTCCAGGGAACCATTCTCTTCATGTATTTCCGGCCAAGTTCTTCCTACTCTCTTGATCAAGACAAAATGACCTCCTTGTTTTACACCCTTGTGATTCCCATGTTAAACCCACTGATTTACAGCCTGAGGAACAAAGATGTGAAAGAgaccctgaaaaaaataaaaattaaaagatggttttaa
- the LOC131488816 gene encoding LOW QUALITY PROTEIN: olfactory receptor-like protein OLF2 (The sequence of the model RefSeq protein was modified relative to this genomic sequence to represent the inferred CDS: deleted 1 base in 1 codon; substituted 1 base at 1 genomic stop codon) codes for MEKNCSSVNEFLLLGISNNPGIKVTLFITFLVAYLIILVAVLGMIILIRMDSQLHTPVYFFLSHLSFCYSTAIGPQMLVGLTAKNKSIPFYGCVLQFWIFCTFVDSECLRLAVMAFDPYKVISNPLLYTTNTSSRVCFLLMAGVYMMGIVDASVNTILIFHLCFCESNVINDFFCDVPPLLLLSCSDTQVNELVIFTILGFIELITLSGLFESYFXIILAVIKIRSAEGRFKAFSTCASHLTAVAIFQGTLLFMYFRPSSSYSSYSDQDKMTSLFYTLVIPMLNPMIYSLRNKDVNKALKKIKNRRWFH; via the exons atggaaaaaaattGCTCTTCTGTGAATGAATTCCTTCTCCTGGGAATTAGCAATAACCCTGGAATTAAAGTGACCCTATTTATCACATTTCTAGTTGCTTATCTCATCATTCTGGTTGCAGTCCTTGGGATGATCATTTTAATCAGAATGGATTCCCAGCTTCACACACCAGTGTATTTCTTCCTCAGCCACCTCTCCTTCTGTTATTCTACAGCAATTGGACCCCAGATGCTGGTAGGCCTCACTGCAAAGAACAAGTCAATTCCCTTCTATGGCTGTGTTCTGCAATTCTGGATCTTCTGCACCTTTGTAGATTCTGAGTGTCTACGGTTGGCAGTGATGGCCTTTGATCCCTACAAGGTCATTAGCAACCCCTTGCTCTACACGACCAACACGTCCAGCAGAGTGTGCTTTCTGCTCATGGCTGGGGTTTACATGATGGGAATTGTGGATGCTTCTGTAAATACAATATTAATATTTCACTTATGTTTCTGTGAGTCAAATGTGATCAACGACTTCTTCTGTGATGTCCCACCTCTCCTTTTGTTATCTTGCTCAGATACACAAGTTAATGAGTTAGTGATATTCACCATTTTGGGCTTCATTGAGCTGATTACCCTTTCAGGGCTCTTTGAGTCTTACTTTTAGATCATCCTGGCAGTGATAAAGATCCGCTCTGCTGAGGGGAGGTTCAAAGCTTTCTCCACCTGTGCCTCCCACTTAACTGCTGTTGCAATTTTCCAGGGGACCCTGCTCTTTATGTATTTCCGGCCAAGTTCTTCCTACTCTTCCTACTCTGATCAAGACAAAATGACCTCCTTATTTTATACCCTTGTGATTCCCATGTTAAATCCTATGATTTACAGCCTCCGGAACAAAGATGTGAACAaagctctg aaaaaaattaaaaatagacggTGGTTTCATTGA